ATACATATTATTGTGTTTCCTCCATCATCAGACCAGGGCCTTGGAGTCAGTGACGCAAAATATCAGTCTAATCCAAACAAGATACTCCCTGACCTGTCCACCCCTGACAGAGACCTTATCAAAACTGAAACGCAGCCGAAGGAATCAAGCAATAGTACAGACCATGCAGGAAGCACTTCCCGTGCATCTGTTTCCCGTCTTGGATCGCAAGGCCCAGGAAGTCTGCAGGAGCATCTCGCCAAGAGCGCCTCCCTCAGCTTACAGGAGCAACAAGCCACCACCGTGCTGATAGGGACCGTGTCACGTTCACTGGAGTCAGTGGCCGAGTCTGTGCAGCGGCTAGTGCAGACACAGCAGGAGTATGCACGGGACACACTGCGTCTGCAGAGAGATACACTGCATGTACTACGTGACTTTTCCTCCAGTGCACTGGCACTGATGCAGGACAAATCTAAAGGTCACCCATAGCACCTGTATCTCACCTAAATGTACTCTACACTAGTGATGGGCATTTTGAGTAAATTTGTTGTCAAGTACTTAACCCTATAAAAAGCTATTTAATCTTTAACGTAAACACTTTTCTTTTAGATATTTTGCTTCACTTAAGATCCTGCATTTTTATAACTGTCAGGCTCAGTGGCAAGAACCACAGCCAACTGACTCAATTCGAACTGACTTGGACAGCAATAATGTTATAATTTTATACTGTCATGCTTGGAGTAGCACCATACTATGCTTTATATTGCAAAAAACTTGCAATATATTATTTCATTCTGTTTACTGATTCATATCAAAATGTAACtgatttggatttatttatttgcctacagtaatggttttttttttttcactgatatTTTGTATTTCTTACATGGCCTAGGATTTATGTAAAACTGGGCATATCTGGGTGCAAGAAGCATCTTCAGGGACAAAATTCAGTAAAGCTCCATTAAAACATTTTCCAGAGATGCTTAATCCAACATGAATGTGGCAGATGGTTGGTATGCTGAATTTTAATATTCACCAACTCGAATTTTTATTTAACCAACTGACTCAAACTAACtcaaaaatgtgaataaaaagtaaaaaaaagtctaattaTCTAAAGAGCTCAGTTTTTGGTACTGTAGTAGCCACCATATAAATAACAGTTTCtaaatgtgattgttttttcAGTGTCTTTATGTGAAGGTGCTCTGCTATCCTAGTACAATTTTTTCTTCTGGCACTGATGTGGAAGTCACATATGAATATTGAtaaatgatgtgtttttgtagtgCTGCTGTATTTTTAAAGTCTGACAATATTTCAACATTCCCTGTTTTCTCAAAGATTAAAGCAATGCCTTGTTTGGTTTTATCACCAGAGCGGCAGGCTGAGAAATATGTGGTCGCATGTCTGCCTCATATAGCCCCTGTTGAAAATGACAGCACATTTTTTCACATCTGCTATAAGCCAAGCATGGCAATGCTTTAATCAATTCAGTTTTTCCCCATTGAGTTGGTAATTGAACTGGTTATGTTGTTACACAATGAATACTTCATTAGTGCCCATCACTAGTCTATACACTTCAGCTTTAAGCTATAGGATGTTCTCTGGAGAACAAGGAGGGACTGTTGAACTAAATAAACAGTACAGTTATATGCCTCAGGAGTATATAATAAAAGTCCACTACAGCGTTCAGCTACCtccctctcagtgttcatagtgATCACAGGACTCATAAATGCACTAATACTGCTTTGTGTGCAGGAGCCTTTTCAAACAAGCTCTCCCACATCTAGCGATGGAGTCATGTGGAAAGGCTGGTATGGAACAACTGGAAAGTAGCATTAGTTCAGCAAACTGTTTTTCAGATCAGAGCTGTCTCTTTGTTGAAACCTGTTGACTGTTCGGACCAGTGATAAGACACGCCTATTCTAAATTGAATAAAGCTTTATTTAATGATGCAATGTAAGTACGCTTCTGTAATAGTTTTAAATTATGAGTGAATTTAAAACAAGTCTATTTATCTGAAATGCTCAGTTTGTGGTATTTTAGCCACTATGTACGTCATAGTGtcttttgatttgatttgatttttttttattttttgttctttatatGTGACTTACTAACATTTCAAACTTCTGTTTTCTCATGCAAATGTTAAAACTCAGATCTTATCTGAATTATTAGACATTGTGTGGACCACATTTTTCAGTAAATTTGCCGGTTTTCTAACCTTTACTGTTGACCTTTAACTACCTTTAATTATGAAGCGGTtactttttgtatttaaaagaaatttccTCTTTGTAGTTACCAGTGCCATATGATATATGATTCTGAAAGTGCTCAATAAGGATACCTTTCATACAGCTTCCACTGATTCCTTGTTGGTTGCTCTTCCAATAGTATGAACactgttaaatgttttttttttttctgtaaaaactaCTGTAAAGATTGGAATAAAGCAGAATAATCATTTTGTCTTGAGTAAATAGATGTGTGATGCAGACTGCTGGTACTTTCCAAACCCGCTTCTATGATGCTTCAAGACGTAGGTAGTGGCCACTTTGTAATTTGATGAgtggctttaataaataatggaGCTTTTTCTAGGATCTCCATAACCAGTGTTGTTCCTGTTCGCTCTTTGAAAGACAGAGGCACAGCACTACTCtaaaaagcaacaacaacaaaaaaaaaccctgcttcTGCCTTTTGGAACTGTGCCATTGTTTGGTGTGAACATGAATCCTGAGTAGTAAGTATTTGTTGCCATTTATTTGGTCTCAGTTTTTCTGCCTTCCTGTCTTGTGCTTTATATTTGAGCTAGAGATATTTCCATCATGTTACTAAAAGGAAATAACGACTCCGGATCTgcattatagtgagagtgtaaCTGTTTGTTAGCCTTTTGTTTTTAACATAGAAGTATGCCATGCATGGCAGAAATGTTTTGAAGAAGAATTTATTGCATAATTCATGAGCAGTATTGATCTCCATGTGGGTGTCCGTGAAATTCGAAAACATTGTGGTATGGTGTTATGTTCCTCGGTtgttacagtgttgtgtgttagcaTAAGGAAAAGAATGAGCTcccaaagacttttttttttgcatttgtgtgATGCTTTGTCTTAGTGACTATCTATTCAAGCTGCTGCTGATCGGAGACTCCGGTGTGGGGAAGTCATGTCTGCTGTTGCGTTTTGCTGTAAGTCAAAAAGTCAATAGACACTGAAACATGATATTAGAATAGACCGGATGTCAGATCCCTTATGCTGGTAAATGACTCTGTCAAATTCATTTCTCACTAAATTCTATTTCGAAATAAATGTGTTGCATTTGGATATGTTTATTTTGAATTAATTGCCAACGAATCTGCATGCTAATTTCAACAGGATGACACCTATACTGAGAGCTACATCAGCACGATAGGGGTTGACTTCAAAATCAGGACAATTGAAATGGACAGCAAGATAGTTAAACTCCAAATTGTGagtaaagatttatttattttaatttttatttatttttagatgttTTGATCCTTCTTTAGTGAGTCTGTACAAGCTGGCACTAACAAGACATTTGCCCAGTATTTCATTGAAGAAGCAAAATAAGCTCTGTAACATTCCTAATGGATTTCATTATAATCATTTAGTACTAGTAACTGCATGTAGTCTTGCAATTACAAATGTCGTCATTTTGATTTGTTAATAAATTGGTTATATTgattatataatgtgtatattgATTGATTTTCATTACAGTGGGATACAGCTGGTCAGGAGCGATTTCGCACTATTACCTCCAGCTATTACAGAGGTGCCCATGGTATTATCATTGTATATGATGTTACTGATCAGGTAATAATCATATTAATaggataataacaataatatgaTTTCTTTTGTGAGATCTTCAGAgattttattgttctttttgTAATTGCAGGAGTCTTTCAACAACATTAAGCAATGGTTGGAAGAGATTGATCGCTATGCATGTGAAAATGTCTCAAAGTTGCTGGTGGGGAACAAAAGCGATTTAACTTCAAAAAAAGTGGTGGACTTTACTACAGCAAAGGTATCTAACCAAGCCTGTGCTTATTAGTCACATTAGGTATTtatgaggggttttttttgtaagacTATGAAGATTATAGGgcaaaaggaaagaaatatcgaaaggattttttgttttgaagaCTTTTTCAGGTGTACAGGCCAAAAATCTTCACCCAtgtgtgcttgttgaacatcctattccagatttagttTCCCTTTGCTGTTGTAATAGGCTTTtgactagattttggagcatggctgtggggatttgtgttcgtTCAGCTATAAGAGCagtagtgaggtcaggcattgatgtcaggtgaggagatcTGGCATGCACCCAACCTTcgagttcatcccaaaggtggggttgaggtcagggttctgtgcaggatactcaagttcttccactctaaACTCAGTAAACAATGTTGTCATGGAGCTTGGATTGTGCACAGGGAATTTTTGATGTTGAAACAGGTACAATGCAGTGCAAAACAGTGTACAaatacattttagacaattgtGTTTTtcaaactttgtggcaacagtttggggaatcacacatatgggtgtgatgggcCAGTGTCAACAAACCCTTTGTCCATACAGTTCATGTCTATATGTTGTACAAAAGTAACAATTTGGATTTGGGTTTTGCTTAAGAAACATGGTGTGCATGGTGAACATTGCTGTAAATTTGCATATTAAAGtacaccaatcagacataacattatgagcagtgagaggtgaagtgaataacactgattatctcctcatcatggtacctgttagtgggtgggatatattaggcagcaagttaacattttgtcctcaaagttgatgttttagaagcaggaaaaatgggcaagagtaaggatttgagtgagtttgacaagggccaaattgtgatggctagacaactggatcagagcgtctccaaaactgcttGTGTGGTCTTCCcagtctgcaatggtcagtgtctatcaaaagtatccttcaagtcctgtaagtatcctttaagtggaggccccaccttgcaacttacaggacttaaaggatctgttgctaacatcttagtgccagataccacagcacaccttcagggatctattggagtccatgccttgacgggtcagggctattttggcagcaaaaaaggggaccaacacaatattaggcaggtagtcataatataatgcctgatcagtgtatgtttaaGTAtggcaaataattttttatttctttctataatTAGCTTCAGTAATATCTTTAGCTTGTTGATATGTTATCATTTCCCCTTGATAACTTGGTGTCTTTAGGGTCATTCAAATGTTTGATTAAGTTTTGGTGTTTTCACACAGGAAACATGTGGCGTATGATTTTATAAACAGAAGTTGTGAAACACTATTTCATCATGTTTAACCTGGGTTTGCCAAACCACTCCATCTTTGCAGGACAGCTGTAGAAGGTTCAATACCATACGAGTATAAATACCTTTATTGTAGAGATGGGCACTTGAGATTGAGACTCACTTGAGTCTCACTTGCATCTTGTCTGTTATGACTCCTGACTTGACTTGGACTCATCAATAGTAACTGAACAAAAAATCTTTGCATGATTACCTggacacactgtgtgtgtaaaagttccAGTTTGTAGGTTTTATTTGCACATTGGTTAAATATAAGTCCCAGATGgtctggtttgagtatttctataactgctgcTCTAGCATTTGGTGAATGgtgcaataaacaaacaaaaaaaagcatcaaGTGAGCAACAGCTCTGTGGGTGGAAATTGTTGATAATGTTGCCAACAGGAAGGAtttagtaactcaaataatcactctttaaattggtgagcagaaaaagcatctcagaacccAGAGAACattaaaccttgaggtggatgggctacaacagaaGAAGACCACATTAGGTTTGTCTCCTGTACTTCTGGCTGTTCCTCCTCGGCTAGAGAGGGGAAAGAAATCACGTCTTTTTTCCAGTGTTCAGCTGTCCAATATGTACCCATGATAGCCTCAAATTCCTGTTCTTAGCTGAAAGGAGTAACCTGGTGTTGTCTCCtgagtttctttttatttttgttaattgttatgatttttttaagtgatgTTGAGACCAAATAGTGATTATGTTGGGCCTTAATGTTcctttttgtgtgtaaaattgtgTAGTATTAAAACAAAGGAGTTTTTAATGCCTCCGgtggcatttaaaaaatatttcagattgTTCTTTTGTGAAAAGATCAacaatagtaaaaaataaaattcttaaaATGTAGTTGTAACTTGCACACAACAGTTGATCTATTATTCCACTCCATGACCCATATTCTCAATTATTGTTACTCTACTGTACAAGATCCTATATACTCCTTATGCAGATTCTTTTGACTTAGGACTTGCATGTTATTACTTGTGAACACCTCTGCTGTTTTTTGCTAGGGTAAGCAGATGTGGCGTAGTTGACCTGCTTAGTTTATAGGAAAGGGTTAGGGTCATTTTCTATCTTTCAGTGGTCAAATATCATATTGTTGCTTTTAGAATCAATGTTGTTTCATACACAGagcaggcataatattatgaccacctgcctattattgtgttggtcccccttttgctgccaaaaaagccctgacctgacgaaggcatggactccactagatccctgaaggtgtgctgtggtatctggcaccaagatgttagcagcagatcctttaattcgtgtaagttgcgaggtcgggccttacaggacttaaaggattaaaggatacttttgatagatactgaccacggcagaccgggaacaccctacaagagctgcagttttggagatgctctgatccagtcgtctatccatcacaatttggcccttcatcaaactcgctcaaatccttacgtttgcccattttttcctgcttctaacacatcaacgttgaggacaaaatgttcacttgctacctaatatatcccacccactaacaggtgccatgatgaggagataatcagtgttaatcACTGTGTTGTTCActtgtggtcataatgttatgcctgattggtatatTGTGTGGAAGCCTGAGGTTTGTACCTTTAGTCAGAATATTGATATAAAGAGGGCCCAAACCAATACCAGCATGTTAAGCAAAGCTTAACATGTCCACAGTTGTTCCCTTATTTTGTCACCCTTCACTATATGAAGTCACTGTAAACATGATCATGGTGGAAGGCTTGTTGCTTGTCCTGGGTCATAGTTCTGTAACAGTTAGTGTGCCCTGAACAGAGAATTGTCTATTTTAGTAAAACTTTTAATACTGCATTTAGACTTTAATAATATTTCTTTCTCCAGGAATTTGCTGAGACTCTTAAAATCCCATTCCTGGAGACAAGTGCAAAGAATGCAAGCAATGTGGAAAAGGCATTTTTAACGATGGCCTCTGAAATCCAGAAACGAGTCGTGGAAGACAATGTTCAGAGCGAGACGGTCAAAGTGGGAAAAATCAATAGTGCTCCTCTGTGGCATGGAGCTCAGAAAGCAACGGCTGAGGAGGTCAACACCTGCTGTTAGTGCTAACAGACTTAACACTGAGTATGTTTTGGGTATTTGGATATCTAAAAAGaatattttgtggactaattgtATTTCacactttatattaatgttttaagtCTGTTTATGAATGAATATGCTATAAACccctgttctgtgttgtgtattgttttaAAGGACCTTACTGTCAGATTAAGCGAGTATTGGTAACATCGGCAGATGGCAATGATGGACACaattatttaacaaacacattattttaatgagtgaaatattaGTTTATAGCTTATAAATGATAGCTAAAACAATAGTTATGTGCAGTAGTCGGTAATATTAAACAGAAAGCCAGTTAGATGATTCTAAATGATGATCTAGATTATAGAGATATATTTAGCCCCTCATGCTGTATCGCTGAAAATTCTTTGATTCTAAGATTTTTGTTCCTTACTCTCATGTAGGCCTATATGTATTTTTCTATAAATTTCACTGTAGTCATTGATTAGTATGTGTTATTTATGACACTTAAAAGAATTAAATTAGATGGGACTTTGTGTTTTTGTCTATGGTTTTTATAATGCATACAAATATTTGGCCTGTTGTGCATTTGTCAGGGTAAAATAACATTCACCAGAATGTGAACCAAACAGAGGAATTACACAACTTTGAACGAACAAGGTGAGCCTCTGATCATTGACAATTCGATTAAAAGgattataaatgaaaatgtcaGGCCTTAAATtttgattaataaaataaaacatgcctTGGAACAATGTACTTTTTTAATATTCTAAAGATTGCTAAAGTTACAGTATGTGGAGATGCATTAGTAGATATTTTGTGATTTGTCCTGTACTGGAAAATCtaaacattataataaattaaatttttttaaaaaaaatgaaatattgtttTGGACATTAATTTTTTACTCTCACATTTGAGCCTTACagtgatcaagcataacattatgaccactgagaggtcaAGTGAATatgactgattatctcctcatcatggcacctgttagtgggtggcatatattagacagcaagagaatgttttgtcctcaaagttgatgtgttagaagcaggaaaaatgggcaagcgtaaggatttgagcgagtttgacaagggacaaattgtgatggctagatgactggatcagagcatctccaaaactgcagctcttgtggggtgttcccggtctgcagtggtcagtgtctattaaaagtggtccaaggaaggaacagtggtgaaccggtgacagggtcatggacagccaaggctcactggtGCACgaggggagcgaaggctggcctgtgtgatctgatccaacagacaagctactgtggctgaaattgctgaagaagttaatgctggttctgatagaaaggtgtcaggatacacagtgcatgatgggtcagggctgttttggcagcaaaagggggaccaacacaatattaggcaggtggtcataacgttatgcctgGAAGGTGTATATTAGAGGCTcctaaaagaaacaaataatgTAAGAGGCTCAAGGTTGTGTTGCACAAAATTTTTATTTGGATTGTGTTGCTCTAAATCTTTTGTTGAGTTCACAGTTCAAACAGATTTGCTGACAGTTTCACCCTTTTATTCTGATGAACATAGTCATTaagcttgtttttgtttgtatacAGTATTTGCACGCACAATTTCACTGTATTGTTACAGCATTAATTCAACTGTTCTGTCTTgttttatgaaataaatgaatgcaaaaaagtatagtattaatttaaaaaaaatactaagaaGTACTAGTTTACTAATGCTAAAATGTCTAGTACGTTGAGCTGATAATATAACTAATGAAAATGCGCCCTCTAGCGGAAAGAGCATAAACTGCCATgtgcataaaaaataaacaccaaaaacaaaaagcaaaaacatgAAGCTAAATCATTcggtaaaaaaaaaggattgatATTCTCCACACATCATTCAGTAAATAGCAGTAActgatcattttaaaatatttaacagtCAGGAATGCTATTATTAAGTAATAGCTTAATCAGATCATCTTTATAttacaataaacatttaaaataaatctaccATTGAGAGGCCTTTAATGCTTGATTTATAAATGGGTTCTACTTGGAGCCCTCTCTAATAGTGAGACTCTGTTGGAGCAAAGCAAAGATTCTTAAGGATCTTATTTCGTCATTTGAGAAGtgctttttttaatatgttgtgACAGCACCGGTAGACGCAGCTTGTCCACCTTATTGTTTGGCTACACTTATTGTCAGATGCAGTGCAAATGTAAagtttttacataaataaaacctCTAAACAAAAGACAGATTTTATTACTACGCATTGTTACAAAAGCTCTGGCTGTGATTCAAATCATGGATTTATATAATGATACTGTTCTCATAAATTATTGTTTTCACAGTAACAGCTAATCCATATAATGTAAGTCTAATAATAACTTATTTAAATGTCTTGTTATTCaacaaaatataatgtataactGTTGATATAGTGACACTTCctgtaaggagacatttatttgcCATTTATGGAAAGAGGCTCCAGTGTCAGGAGAGATGAGTTTCATTTTGTTAGTAAAATGAGAGGACAGTGAGGTGATgactatttatagctgctataatggaaCTGATAACAGTGACTCGTTTCTTAGATGTTCgacaacattaaacataactataaacagatggAAAATATAACATTCTGTACTttaattcatgtaaaaaaaatcgaATCATTCATACATTGCTGTTGCCTCATAACCAAGACTTTTTGCTGTTCAACTTAGTTATGTTGGATAATTTTATTCCTGTGCAcgttttttcttccaggtttgTCTTTGAAGTGCACTCTAATGTTGAGTCTGTCTCAAAAGCAATGGATGGTCCATGTGATAGCATGGCAGTGGCTGTCTTTTCATGGGACAGAGTTGCTGAAGAGGACTGCAGGACCAGCCTGCCTCGCAGTGAATGCCTCAGCCTAAGCTGCAAAGGAAACATGTGAGAAACATGTAGTTTCCTTTTAGATTCCCAGCAACGAATACATGCTCTGTATAATATGCGGAAGATATAGACCCAGCCTAGATAGTGAAGCTCAGCAATATTGAGAAGAAAGCAGCCCAGACTTGTGCTAAACATAAAGTTTAGGAATATGGTCTTTTCAGTAGCACGTGACACAAAGCAGTCGGTTCGAGTCGGGCATGGGTAGGCCTTGCAGCGAAACAGAAATGGCACCTTAAATCCAAACATATAGTATTGGCCCACCAAGAACATTATCTCTAGAATGGATCGAAAAACCA
The window above is part of the Hemibagrus wyckioides isolate EC202008001 linkage group LG17, SWU_Hwy_1.0, whole genome shotgun sequence genome. Proteins encoded here:
- the zgc:171927 gene encoding ras-related protein Rab-1A, whose translation is MNPEYDYLFKLLLIGDSGVGKSCLLLRFADDTYTESYISTIGVDFKIRTIEMDSKIVKLQIWDTAGQERFRTITSSYYRGAHGIIIVYDVTDQESFNNIKQWLEEIDRYACENVSKLLVGNKSDLTSKKVVDFTTAKEFAETLKIPFLETSAKNASNVEKAFLTMASEIQKRVVEDNVQSETVKVGKINSAPLWHGAQKATAEEVNTCC